CGTCTACGGTGCTCTGCCCGGTCGCCGATTCTCGGATGCAGTCGCTCAGGCGGCGGCACGGCTGGACATCCGCGTGCTGGCGCCGGATCTCGACGCCCGCGGCCTTTGCGCATCGAGCCTGCTGCAAACGCTCGGCCAGGTGGACTATGACGGCTTCGTCGAACTCGCGGCGCGGCACGAGCTTTCGCTGACATGGACGTGAATCAGCCTTTGCGGCTCGGCGCCGACGGTTTCCTGTTGGACTCGCAGTCCTGGGAAGAAGGTACGGCGGAACGCCTGGCCGAAACGATCGGCATCCGATTGACCGACGCGCACTGGGAGATCGTCCGCTTTATCCGCGACTACCATCGCCGCTTCGATCATCTGCCGAACGCCCGCCTGTTCGTCAAGGCGGTCCGGAAAGAGTTGGGAGAAGCCAAAGGCAACAACCGTTATCTACATGGGCTGTTTCCCGGCGGGCCGCTCAAGCAGGCCTGCCTGATCGCCGGCCTGCCCAAACCGCCGGGCTGCCTGTAGCTCCGGCGGCACGAGGCTGCGGTCTGCTAGAATCCGGCGTCCTTTTCCACCGAGCGCACGCCTTGTACTCCAGGAGCAAACTTTTCTCTTCCCTGCCGAAATTCCGTAATGCACATCGGGGCTGCGGCCCGGCGATACCGCGGCCCATGGAATCCTGGGTGTTCGAAAGGGGCTCCCTGACCCGGCGTCTGAAAGCCGCGTGCGGCGCCGACTTCAATGTTCGGGTGATCC
This portion of the Methylococcus mesophilus genome encodes:
- the tusB gene encoding sulfurtransferase complex subunit TusB; protein product: MSVLHLVNASPFESAALSRCLARAGEGDAVLLLENGVYGALPGRRFSDAVAQAAARLDIRVLAPDLDARGLCASSLLQTLGQVDYDGFVELAARHELSLTWT
- a CDS encoding TusE/DsrC/DsvC family sulfur relay protein; this encodes MDVNQPLRLGADGFLLDSQSWEEGTAERLAETIGIRLTDAHWEIVRFIRDYHRRFDHLPNARLFVKAVRKELGEAKGNNRYLHGLFPGGPLKQACLIAGLPKPPGCL